The nucleotide sequence caTCTTTCTCGTCTCTAAATCATTGCTCCTCCGGAATTTCCTTTCTCATTCTTCCCAATATCCTGTCCTACACATTCTTTCTCCTCCTTGCATCCTTAATATATTGAATTCAAAACAGGTTATTAAGTCTTCTACTCAAACTCACTCTTTCCCAGGAATGTTTTCTTTCCTCCTCCAGTCTACAGGCTTTTAGAAGCCAAGCTTGGTGTCACACATTCATTCATTTctttcactccttaaaacctcaacTTTGGTAGTGTCCTGCATACAGGCCTTTGCTTTTCACCCTTTGTCTTTCACTTTGGTTTCTCAATAATTAAAACAACATTTAAACACAGGGAGCAGTGTGAGACCAAGGGAGTAGGTTACCTGTTTGCCTTGTACCTGAAGAATAGGCTGTTTGGTCACGTCACACTGTGGAGTAGGTTGCCTGGTCACCTTTATGCCAGGGATTACATTGCCTCCACACTTTGAATCCCATTGAGTTGCCTCCCTCCTGTTGTGCCCAGGGACTGGTACATGCTATGTGTGAACCATAAAATATACCATGCTGTAAAGTGGCGGTGGGCTTGCTTATCATAGGGTGCAGTCTGAATAGATGGTTCCTATGTTGACTGTGTAAATGCTTTTTGTTCAATACTTCAATTGAAAGCAAATCATTTTCAATTTAGAATATTCAAAAATGTCGGATTTTGAAGGATTTATAACTTTTACTTCTGTTTGCTGACTTTTTGAAATGGTTATATAAATTAATCCATCAATTAGCAGTGATTGGGCCCTATCCCATTAATGAAATCTCAGATTTTACTACCCAATCTACAAACAGGATCAGAGACCTGAGAATGTCTCATAGCTCTGGATCTTGAGGTGAAAGGGTCAAACTGAGTTTTCACGCAGATGAACACAACATGCAGATTAGCCCACTACACCTGTCGAGATATAAAGCTGACTGGTATCAGTGGCATGAGCTCCTTACTTTCTCTTGTTCTTCGAGTCTGTGGTTTGAAAGACGCTGGAGGCTGACATGAGGTTTTCAATGTACTGACCAAGTACTTGGTTCTCAGATTTGAGTTTCAGGTTCTCTTCTTTAACAGCATCAACTCTGGCTGACAGATCTGTAACGCAAATGTAATGATCAGTACAGAGGAGAGAGATGGCCAGCATGAGGGACGAGGAATGTGAGAgaggaatgttttttttaaatgagagaaaaAGGCAAAGAAATGGAAAGATCGAGCAGGAGAGATATGGGGAGACAGCATAGGGCATGGAAAGGGTTGGGTACAAACCAGGCAGACCAGCATAAAAAGGGCACTGAAAGAGTGGGAGAAAAAGGCCAGCATAGGGAGAGACAAGAACACAAAAAAAATAATGAAATAGAGCAtaggaaagagagaaacagagcgcaGGAAGAAGCAAGAGAGATAAATATTCAGAAAGGGCCGAGGAAAAGAAAGCCAGTACaaaaagaggagaaagagagaaaacctGGAGAGAGATCAGCATAAAATGGGCAGACAAGCTTAAAAAGGTAAATGAGCTTATAAAGACAGATAGAAAAGCCTGCATAGTGACAGCAGCTAGCATTTAAAGAGAGAAGCcagtgcagagagagagcgagaagccagtgcagagagagagagagaagccagtgcagagagagagtgagaagccagtgcagagagagagagagaagtcagtgcagagagagagagagagagaagccagtgcagagagagagagagagagagagaagccagtgcagagagagagagagagagaagccagtgcagagagagagagagagagaagccagtgcagagagagagagagaagccagtACAGGACGAGTAAAATGCCAGCAAACAGAGGGAGGTcagcacagaaagagagagaagccatcatagacagagagagggatagaaaggaAAAAGGGAAAAAAAGTGATTTATTTTTAGCAGCCAAATAATCACCTTCGAGTGTGTGCTGCAGCTCCAGAACCTGGTTTATTAACCTTGTCTTCTCCTCCAGCTCCTCTTGATTTTCATAATCTGTGCCTTTGGGGAAAGAAAAAAAGATCAGATAAATCTGGCACAAAACGGTACAAGTGACAAGAGTCCCTTCAGGCAAACATTCTCTCTCAACCATGCTCTCTGCACATCGTGGGTTAAACCCAGACTCCTCCAAATTAAAGATATTGAGGCTGAAACCCGGGCTCTCTGCTCTGCTACATGACTGCCCACAGAAAAACCTACCATTCTGATGGTGGAGGGCTGAAGAGATCAGGGACATATTTAAATTCTTCGCCCCAAAATGCCACCAGAATCTGCCTTCTAACGATAATGTTCCCCTCTGGCATCAATTACTCTTGCTGTGAAGATGTGTTTACTATGCCCACAATGGAATTCATCAGTTCTCAACTGCCATTGGTTCTGTTGAGCCTAGGAAGAGCAGAATGACTGGAATTCCCAGGATAACCCAGGAATTCCTCCAAACACAGCCCAAAAATTTCTGTTGACTCGCTCATTCCCCGCCACTCTGTATCTGAGCTGGAGTTTACAAAGGACAGAAGATCGGAGGACAGAGGAAAAGACCCCAAATTAAAGCCCCTCTCTTTCAGTGGGTGATCCACACACTCTGTGCCATCCCTGGACCCTGGAATCTTGGTCCCAATTTGTCACACAGGGAACAACTATTTTTTCAATTCCAGAGGAAAACTACCATCCAAAGGCAACGAGAAGCAAACAAAGCTTAACAGGGAATCACGAATGTCAGACCACTTTATCAAGCAATTCACAATACAacaaaaaacacttgcatttatattatgtctctcacatgcagcaagatctttcAAAGTGCTTTGCATTAAGGACAAAATACCAAGTCAACACCAGTAGGAGAGGAACAGAGAAAAATGGAGAGATTAGGGCAGGTGGAGGGCTGAGGCATGATCCAAGAGAATCATTTTGAGAAGCTTTTTGAAAGCAGGGTGGAAGATTTGttatgtatggggaaagagtcaaactgaacactgtgagcttgaagtaaagtgtgaccttagtcttttattgcaggtctccagagtgcctctccaacctgtgaggcctccttaaatacctgtgctcccaagggattatgggatcccttgggactccaagggatgagccctctggtggctgtacagagtaaatacaagttcacatatataacactcccccacccaaagtcaacaatgtaactatttacaatgtgagtcgatctggggcccttcttgccctggttgatcgtctcggtatcaaagctggtattgttgaatgatttgttgggcctcgctgggctgttgtgcagctggccttgctgggctgcctggtgtgttgggtcctgctgggctgctgtggatgatgggttctgcttcgtgatcaactgtgatgtcggttgccactggtgtgtatgttgagggatcaaaagaggtagggtccaaggtgggttgctcaggaaagTCCATAAATCtgattttgatttggtccaagtatttccaatgaatgagtccatttgaaagtttgacccgaaatatcctgctcccatctttggccatgacagtgcagggaagccacttgggaccttgtccataattcaatacaaatacaggatcattgatttcaatctcgcatgacatatttgcgctatcatgtatgtactttgttgaagccgcctgctctctaattgttcatgtagatcagggtgaacgaacgagagcctcgtcttaagtgctcctttcatgagcagtgcagcaggtgggatcccagtgagtgagtggggtctcgtgcggtaactaagcaggactcgggataggcgagtctgcagcgagccttccgttacccacttcaagccttgcttgatggtttgcactgctctctctgcctgaccattagacgctggtttaaacggggcagatgtgacatgtttgatcccgttatgggtcatgaattctttgaactcagcactggtaaaacatagcctgttgtcgctcacgaagacatcgggtaagccgtgagtgctaaacatgacccgcaggctttcagtagtggcagcggacatgctagccgacattatctcacgttcaatccacttggaatatgcgtctacaaccacaaggaacattttacccaagaacgggcctgcatagtcgacgtgtaccctagactacggtttggagggctaagaccataaacttagcggcgcctccctgggtacattgcttaactgcgagcatgtattacatctgtgaacacaggactctaagtccgcatcgataccgggccaccacgtgtgggatctggctatcgttttcatcattacgatgcctgggtgggtactgtggaggtcattgatgaaggtgtctctgcccttcttggggaccactacttgattgccccacagaaggcagtctgcttgtatagatatttcatcattgcgcggctggaacggcttaatctcttcctgcatttccactgggacactggaatagctcccgtgaagcacacagttttgattagagataataaggggtcctggcttgtccaggttttgatctgccgggcagtgaagggtgattgctcactctcaaatgcttccataaccatggctagatctgcgggctgcgccatttccacccacatggtgggcaatggcagcctactgagagcatcgccgcagttttctgtgtctggcctgtggcggatggcatagttgtatgcagacaatgtgagcgcccatctctggatgcgggccgatacgttggtatttatccctttactctcggaaaacagggatataagtgggttatggtcagtttccaatttgaattttagcccaaacaggtattgatgcattatttttacaccataaacacacgctaaggcttctttctcaatcatgctgtaggctctctcagccttagacagactcgtggatgcataggcaaccagttgcagtttcctgaaatcattagcttgttgcaattcacacctgacgccatatgacaccgcatcacacgctagtaccaaacgctcacatggatcatacaacacaagcaatttgtttgagcataacaattttttcacttttacaaaggcattttcttggcttttgccccaaacccattcgtccccttttcatagtaagacatgcagtggttctagcagtgtgctgagacccggtaggaagttaccaaagtagttcaggagtcccagaaacgaccacagctccgtcacgttctgtggcctcggtgcattctcgattgcctacgttattgcgttggtgggcctgatgccgtccgccgcaatcctccttcccaagaactccacttcaagcgccaggaaaacgcacttcgagcattttaacctgagccccacacggttgagttgactaagaaccttctccaggtgctgcagaagctcgactatgttccgacctgtgaccaagatgtcatcctggaagaccacggtgtgcgggaccgacttcagtaagctttccatgtttctctggaatattgccgccgctgatcggattccaaacgggcatctattataaacaaaaagacctgtgtgcgtgttgatgcaggtgagggccttcgatgattcctccagttccagcattatgtaggctgaagtcagatccagcttcatgaacgtctttcctcccgccagcattaaaagaggtcatcggcctttggtagtgggtattggtcctgcagggagaaatgattgatagttactttgtaatcatcacagattctgacagtgccgtctcccttgaggacaggaacaatcggactggtccactcgttgaactcgatcggtgaaatgatgccctctctttgcagcctgtctagctcgatttctaccctttctctcaccatgtacggtacagctctcgccttgtaatggatggatcgcacccccggaattaggtggacctgcacttttgctccttggaatttcccaatgccttgttcaaacagcgaaggaaatttgtttaagatctgggcacacgaagtgtcgtcagcgggcgatagcgctcggatgttgtcccagttccagcgtatctttcccagccagctcctgccgagcaacgtggggccatcgcccaataccacccagaatggtagcttgtgcaccgctccatcataggagatctttatggtagcactgccgattacaggaatcagtccttttgtgcaagttcttagtttcgtgcgaattggagttaagactgatcttgcagccttgttgcactacaatctttcgaaagtttttttgcccatgatggactggctcgcgccggtgtccagctccattgacactgggagtccatttcgttcaacattcagcattatcggggaacaattcgtagtgaatgtgtgcaccccatgtacctctgcctcctcgatctgaggctctggttcatcgtgatcctctgtggatctgtcctcttctgcatcatagtagtttgcaggtttaacaggatttgcagctcgcctgcacactcgttggaggtgtcccattgttccacagtccttgcaaacgtactctttgaatcggcatgaatggaaacgatgatcacccccgcagcgccaacaaggtgttaatggccttgcattcatcacccttgatggtggattctgagacatctgcggatgtgtagctgcaggtctgtgtgacctgccctgtacattacgattcgaaaacaacatcactttgttcacagtacttgtagaagcacttgtgtgctgagagatttgcttcatattgtcattggtggcaatgaacgcctgggctatcgctatggccttactcaaggttggggtctctacagtcaaaagtttgcgaagtatggtttcgtggccaatgccaagtacgaaaaagtctctgagcatgtgctccaaatgtccttcaaattcgcaatgtcctgtaaggcatcttaactcggcgacataactcgccacttcctggccttcagaccttttgtaggtgtagaaccggtacctcaccatcagaacgctttccttcgggttcaaatgctctcaggccagtgtgtacaaatcgtcgtacgatttctccacgggtttcgctggagtgagcagattcttcatgaggccatatgttggtgctccacagacggtgagaaggatcgcccttcgtttgacagcgttctcttccccatctagctcattggctacaaagtattggtcgagtcactccacaaaagtttcccaatcatctccctccgagaatttctccaggatgcccactgttctctgcatctttgggttcgctatctgtatcttgttgccagttgttatgtatggaggaagagtcagactgaatactgtgaactctaagtaaagtgtgactgtagtcttttattgcaggtctccagagtgcctctccaacctgtgaggcctccttaaacacctgtgctcccaatggattatgggatcccttgggactccaggagatgagccctctagtggctgtacagagtaaatacaagttcacatatataacagtttcaagTTTCAATGCAAGGAAACTGGGCATGGGGTTTCAACTTGCAACAGTGGCTGAATGAGTGGCCACCAATGTTGGAACAGAGGGAGGAGAAATCCAATATTAGAGGAGCAGAGGGTGTATGCAGAGACACAAGACACATGGAGATTACTATGGTAGGGTTGAgcaaagccatggagagatttgaaagtgAAGACAAGAATTTTAACATCAACTCACTAGGTCATGGGGTGCCAGTGGAGTTTGAAGACGATGGGGTTAAGCAAATGCAGTACTTAATGCAGGTCAGGACACAGATTGCAGCATTTTGGATGAAGTGAAGGTTGTGGAAGGTTAATTTGGAGGAGAAGGTAACTACAGTGTGTTAGAAAAGTCACATCTCAAGATGACAAAGGCCTAGACTAGTATTTAggtggcattggggggggggggggggagtggaagtggGCAGTGTGGCAGAGGTGAAAGGAACAGATCTTGGTAACAGAGCAGATGTTGGGAGGCAGCTGAACTTGGGTTTGAGCTGTATTCCACAGTTGCGCAACTCCTGGCTCAACCTGAGGTGGAAGCTGGCTCGGTTCATGGGAGTCATCTGACATTGTGCTGATAAGACCCAAAAAGGATGATCTTGGTTTTCCTGATATCAAATTTAAGGACATTTTGGTTTATCCGGGTCTTCATGTTTGTTGCGAGAGGGAATTTTCAACCATTTTTCCCTGGAGAGGAGTTGAATGTGATTTAATGTTAAAGTGTTGCTTTTAACTTAAAGTGAGTTCACAAAAGTTTGAAACCCAGTACTACAAGTTTCAGATCTCCTGTAAATATTCTGAGTTCCACAGTCCTACTCACTCCCATAAGCAGTCCATGCATCTTATGTTCAGGAATGTGCCGTCACTGCCCAATATCTAATTATATGATACTATAACCCGGGGTGTAACAATAGTAACCTCGTGACTTGAATTAGATATCTTGTCGTTCACACGTGTTCTCTTGCACTCTCCAAACTTTCAGCAAATGTACTAAGACAAGGCCGAATATTTACAGACAGCAAGAGAACATACAGAATAACGGGCAAAGCAAATCCCACTTTCTTCACTCAATCTCACCTCTCTTTTCAAAACATAATTAAGAAAAGTAGTAAACCATAGGCCTTGTTCTCTTTGCAGGTTGACTTACTTGTTTTTGACTTtaccttttgtcatgtat is from Pristiophorus japonicus isolate sPriJap1 chromosome 6, sPriJap1.hap1, whole genome shotgun sequence and encodes:
- the LOC139266132 gene encoding short coiled-coil protein B, with the protein product MMFAARQLQKKCREQCQSLYVAFFDLTKAFDTGTDYENQEELEEKTRLINQVLELQHTLEDLSARVDAVKEENLKLKSENQVLGQYIENLMSASSVFQTTDSKNKRK